A single window of Rubripirellula lacrimiformis DNA harbors:
- a CDS encoding cysteine peptidase family C39 domain-containing protein has product MSDIYLAIAVMAILSLACGLGTGLYAYSTRGQRTMLCLTLAVLAGVMFLFYGSGQLLWARWIPSSAAIIYSNVTSLLAAAAAGWAMRLGGMPRWRRMILASMLAVMCLAALTWPLLAIAIRPAPQGSDQWNGAVAMQSSWATCSPAAAATLLRLNEIPVSEADLIPLCLTDRDGTPTLGLYRGLKIMSDRHDCDVEVVTQTVDQLLQSDDWPVYLAVRLPYGVEDRRYVEQWGWIPGMGHSVVLMGKQQPDIFVVGDPSVGAELWTEADLRQLWHGDGLRIRRRSGPLR; this is encoded by the coding sequence ATGAGTGATATCTATCTGGCCATCGCAGTGATGGCGATCCTTTCGCTTGCATGCGGATTGGGGACAGGGCTGTACGCGTACTCCACCCGCGGGCAGCGGACGATGCTGTGCCTGACGCTTGCCGTTTTGGCGGGGGTGATGTTCCTGTTCTATGGTTCGGGCCAACTTCTCTGGGCTCGATGGATTCCTTCGTCCGCCGCGATCATCTACTCGAACGTCACCTCGTTGCTTGCGGCGGCAGCAGCCGGTTGGGCCATGCGGCTCGGTGGCATGCCTCGCTGGCGAAGAATGATTTTGGCCAGCATGCTGGCAGTGATGTGCTTGGCTGCGTTGACTTGGCCCTTGCTGGCGATCGCTATTCGCCCCGCGCCACAGGGTTCCGATCAATGGAACGGAGCCGTTGCGATGCAGTCGTCGTGGGCGACGTGCAGTCCTGCGGCGGCAGCGACGCTGCTTCGGCTGAATGAAATTCCGGTATCCGAGGCGGACCTCATTCCGCTGTGCTTAACCGACCGCGATGGGACGCCGACGTTGGGCCTTTATCGTGGCCTGAAAATCATGTCGGACCGTCACGATTGCGACGTCGAAGTGGTAACGCAGACGGTGGACCAACTGCTGCAAAGTGACGATTGGCCGGTCTATCTGGCTGTTCGTTTGCCCTACGGTGTGGAGGACCGAAGATACGTTGAACAGTGGGGATGGATTCCCGGCATGGGGCATTCAGTCGTGTTGATGGGAAAGCAACAACCAGACATTTTTGTCGTCGGTGATCCCTCCGTGGGGGCCGAGCTTTGGACCGAGGCCGATCTGCGTCAACTGTGGCACGGAGACGGCCTGCGGATTCGCCGGCGTTCAGGGCCGTTGAGGTAA
- a CDS encoding amidohydrolase family protein, whose product MQRIYSLAVVFPVALIAWMTIASAVADDVDSPSDHYSMEDYDRVEKIDLHAHIHSEDAGFVTLSKRDRFRFVNMAVWSGDPESNHDKHRTTYWQYQADPSRTAPVCSFPVENFDDKDFVAQTIAYLDQQIAKGAVGVKVWKNIGMVLRNKEGDLVMIDDPKFDPIFQHIADQGLVLLGHLGEPKNCWLPLDEMTTLNDRSYFQKFPKYHMHLHPDLPSYEDQVAARDRMLAKNPGVTFIGCHLASLEWSTQRMAAFLDQFPNATIGVAARTGQLQYQSQRDRDAVIEFFTKYQDRIVYGTDLGVDRENTLDQYQSVRERWLRDWRYFNTEQTQTVPELSEPVQGLGLPKTVVDKLYRLNTERLFDRSWNPAAG is encoded by the coding sequence ATGCAACGCATCTATTCCCTTGCTGTCGTGTTTCCAGTCGCCTTGATCGCTTGGATGACCATCGCATCCGCGGTCGCCGATGATGTCGATTCGCCGAGTGATCACTATTCGATGGAGGATTACGACCGAGTCGAGAAGATCGATCTGCACGCACACATTCACAGCGAAGACGCCGGGTTCGTGACGCTGTCCAAGCGAGACCGTTTTCGATTTGTGAACATGGCAGTCTGGTCCGGCGACCCGGAATCCAACCATGACAAGCATCGCACCACGTATTGGCAGTACCAGGCGGACCCCAGTCGAACGGCACCGGTTTGTTCGTTCCCGGTTGAAAATTTTGACGACAAAGACTTCGTCGCCCAGACCATCGCGTACTTGGATCAGCAGATTGCCAAGGGCGCCGTGGGGGTCAAAGTGTGGAAGAACATCGGCATGGTGCTGCGAAACAAAGAGGGGGACTTGGTGATGATCGACGACCCCAAGTTCGATCCGATCTTCCAGCACATCGCCGATCAAGGACTGGTGCTTCTAGGGCACCTTGGCGAGCCCAAGAACTGCTGGCTGCCTCTGGACGAAATGACCACGCTGAATGACCGGAGCTACTTTCAGAAGTTTCCCAAGTACCACATGCACCTGCACCCCGACTTGCCGTCGTACGAGGACCAAGTCGCCGCTCGCGATCGGATGCTGGCTAAGAATCCCGGCGTGACGTTCATCGGATGCCACTTGGCCAGCTTGGAATGGAGCACCCAGCGGATGGCGGCGTTCCTAGATCAGTTCCCCAACGCCACCATTGGCGTGGCTGCTCGAACGGGCCAGTTGCAGTACCAATCGCAGCGAGACCGGGACGCGGTGATTGAATTCTTCACCAAGTACCAGGACCGAATCGTCTACGGCACCGACCTGGGCGTTGATCGCGAAAACACTCTGGACCAGTATCAATCGGTACGTGAACGCTGGCTGCGCGATTGGCGGTACTTCAATACGGAACAGACCCAGACGGTGCCCGAACTTTCCGAGCCTGTGCAAGGCTTGGGTTTGCCCAAGACGGTCGTGGACAAACTGTATCGTCTGAATACCGAACGTCTCTTTGACCGGTCATGGAACCCCGCAGCCGGTTAA
- a CDS encoding carboxypeptidase regulatory-like domain-containing protein, whose product MIQPLDSPFKLFFVVGMLASMVSGCGGVVQPDGLPELHPFELSVSQGGTPVEGVSVQLVPEDRANSRWACGGATDAEGKVVVKTLGKFEGAPAGNYKVTFYKAIVEDMSPGVSADDPSASKVYDSYLLVDPKFGSIATTPVEVSIAGGETTVPPIELGSAVRIKQKNM is encoded by the coding sequence ATGATTCAACCACTCGATTCCCCGTTCAAGCTGTTCTTCGTCGTTGGCATGTTGGCATCGATGGTTTCTGGATGTGGAGGCGTCGTCCAACCCGACGGTCTGCCCGAACTTCACCCGTTTGAATTGTCGGTTAGCCAAGGTGGCACGCCCGTTGAAGGGGTCAGCGTTCAGTTGGTGCCAGAGGATCGTGCCAACAGCCGTTGGGCGTGTGGCGGGGCCACCGATGCGGAAGGCAAAGTCGTCGTCAAGACTCTCGGGAAATTCGAGGGAGCACCTGCCGGAAACTACAAGGTCACGTTCTACAAGGCGATTGTCGAGGACATGAGTCCAGGAGTCTCTGCGGACGATCCCAGTGCGTCTAAGGTTTACGATTCCTACCTGTTGGTCGATCCGAAATTTGGATCCATCGCAACCACTCCCGTCGAAGTCAGCATTGCGGGAGGCGAGACAACGGTGCCGCCGATCGAACTAGGTTCGGCTGTACGAATCAAGCAAAAGAACATGTAG
- a CDS encoding IS4 family transposase, whose amino-acid sequence MCPGWIEEETRTLDLGDKRRSKRFRRILEQFDQVAPSTPAACGEVADLTATYRLFNTPSVNWMAILQPHNQATMERSAKYDVVVLAQDTTVCDLTKPSRQVVGAGPLEDVKKRGFFLHPLYAVTLDGLVLGCVDQLIWTRDSIRQNVGKAQRDREIRTMAFEEKESARWLELMQSGEQIALANPQTHYIGVSDSESDIYELLIQNNDLAENYDFVIRGCQDRRVYLGSAEQPKVLSEAIAEVPFSHEFEVSVSPRKSLISGESRKRRSNRDGRTATISVRAKTVQVHGPQRPGGKVARVELQVVEAVELDPPVGCEPIHWVLFTSLAVTSLAQIELVLSAYCRRWDIEVFFKTLKSGMRIEKLKYQSIDAYLNAVAALMITAFRVEQLKSASRVTPEASCGAIYDATFWQAVMTVVEGGVLHSDTPPTLKDFCRVIAKLGGYVDQHGQGPPGSTTIWRGLLKAHAYHEAYLAIKGLK is encoded by the coding sequence ATGTGTCCAGGATGGATTGAGGAAGAGACTCGGACTTTGGACCTGGGTGACAAGCGTCGAAGTAAACGCTTCAGGCGAATTCTTGAGCAGTTCGATCAGGTAGCGCCCTCGACACCGGCGGCGTGCGGAGAAGTTGCAGACCTCACTGCCACTTACCGGCTTTTCAACACCCCCAGTGTGAACTGGATGGCAATTCTGCAGCCCCATAATCAAGCCACGATGGAGCGGTCAGCCAAGTACGATGTCGTCGTGCTGGCACAGGACACCACCGTTTGCGATCTCACCAAACCTTCGCGTCAAGTCGTCGGTGCCGGGCCTCTGGAGGACGTAAAAAAGCGGGGATTCTTTCTGCATCCGCTTTATGCCGTCACTCTCGATGGTCTCGTCTTGGGTTGCGTTGACCAACTTATCTGGACACGTGACTCGATTCGCCAAAACGTGGGCAAAGCTCAACGCGATCGCGAGATCAGGACCATGGCGTTTGAAGAAAAGGAAAGCGCTCGTTGGCTTGAACTGATGCAAAGCGGCGAACAGATCGCTCTGGCAAACCCTCAAACTCATTACATCGGCGTCTCGGACAGCGAATCAGACATCTACGAGTTGCTCATCCAGAACAATGATCTGGCCGAAAACTATGATTTCGTTATCCGCGGATGTCAGGATCGGCGAGTCTATCTTGGCTCTGCTGAACAACCCAAGGTGCTGAGCGAGGCGATTGCCGAAGTCCCTTTTTCGCACGAATTTGAAGTCAGTGTTTCGCCACGAAAGTCGTTAATTAGCGGTGAAAGCCGCAAACGCCGAAGCAACCGCGACGGCCGCACGGCAACGATCTCGGTTCGTGCGAAGACGGTTCAAGTGCATGGCCCGCAGCGTCCCGGCGGAAAGGTTGCTCGCGTGGAGCTTCAAGTTGTCGAAGCGGTTGAGCTTGATCCTCCGGTGGGGTGCGAGCCGATCCACTGGGTACTCTTTACTTCACTCGCGGTGACCAGCTTGGCTCAGATCGAGCTAGTTTTATCAGCATACTGCAGGCGCTGGGACATCGAGGTTTTTTTCAAGACGCTCAAGAGCGGGATGAGGATAGAGAAGCTGAAGTATCAAAGTATTGACGCATATTTGAACGCTGTGGCCGCCTTGATGATCACGGCATTCCGAGTCGAGCAACTTAAAAGCGCTTCGCGTGTCACTCCGGAGGCAAGCTGCGGGGCGATCTACGATGCGACGTTTTGGCAAGCGGTGATGACGGTCGTTGAAGGCGGTGTTTTGCACAGCGATACCCCACCGACGCTGAAAGATTTTTGTCGAGTGATTGCCAAACTAGGTGGCTACGTAGACCAACACGGGCAAGGACCTCCAGGCTCGACGACCATCTGGCGTGGTCTGCTCAAAGCCCATGCCTACCACGAAGCCTATTTGGCAATCAAAGGCTTAAAATAG
- a CDS encoding OprO/OprP family phosphate-selective porin — MGFHFRHSSVRCFAVVALAVVAPWPLPNIWAQTGQRPAEPAVALSDQTATDSEASLSDAMTRIGELEAIVASLQSQPSSVPAQTTSTVDPSLFQLVPKSESPTHYSVYDSGWTWRPSNKDESPFELTVGLHNQFRYTGFSRDEATSIDSAGNVREINNRNDFNINRGRLVFSGYAFDEDLSFYSNIDYSTVTSNPIQLLLGWISFRISDRLSVSMGLGKLPGTWEWTETSRYTLGADRTMATTYFRPSITAGMWATGKLTDDISYHALVGNGFNTLSLQASELDTQLAYSALSWWEPLGDFGRGFSDIEDHPSLAVRLGHGLTQTSNLSTSSAQPGAEQTVVRISDGTRLVEPDALAPGVTVNAFDIWLYSAHLGIKRQGLSLSSEVFLRWLRNIEGNTGTRLPSLFDHGFFVQAGAFVIPQTLELFARGSQVVGQFGSGDEISAGFNWYLFNQRSARFTFDVTSIDDSPAQQSRTGYVAGESGTLFRSQLWTFF, encoded by the coding sequence ATGGGTTTCCACTTTCGCCATTCAAGCGTTCGCTGCTTTGCAGTTGTGGCGTTGGCTGTGGTGGCGCCGTGGCCCCTGCCCAACATTTGGGCACAAACAGGTCAGCGGCCCGCCGAGCCTGCGGTGGCGTTATCGGATCAGACAGCAACCGACAGCGAAGCGAGCCTGTCCGACGCGATGACGCGGATCGGCGAACTCGAAGCAATCGTTGCCAGTCTGCAGTCACAACCATCTTCTGTACCGGCGCAGACGACGTCCACGGTTGATCCATCACTGTTTCAACTCGTCCCAAAATCGGAATCGCCAACTCACTACAGCGTTTACGATTCTGGCTGGACTTGGCGTCCGTCCAACAAGGACGAGTCGCCTTTCGAGCTAACCGTCGGGCTGCACAATCAATTTCGCTATACGGGTTTCAGTCGAGACGAGGCGACGTCGATCGACTCCGCGGGAAACGTTCGCGAGATCAACAACCGGAACGACTTCAACATCAACCGTGGACGACTAGTCTTTTCTGGATACGCGTTCGACGAAGACCTGAGTTTCTATTCGAACATTGACTACAGCACGGTCACCTCCAATCCCATTCAACTGTTGTTGGGCTGGATATCGTTCCGGATTTCGGATCGTTTGTCGGTCTCCATGGGCCTCGGCAAGTTGCCAGGGACATGGGAATGGACCGAAACGTCTCGCTATACCCTCGGCGCCGACCGGACCATGGCAACAACCTACTTTCGGCCATCGATTACCGCTGGCATGTGGGCGACGGGCAAACTAACGGACGATATCTCTTATCACGCTCTGGTAGGCAACGGGTTCAACACGCTATCGCTGCAAGCATCCGAACTGGACACCCAGCTGGCCTACTCCGCACTCTCGTGGTGGGAGCCCTTGGGTGATTTCGGCCGTGGCTTCTCTGATATCGAAGACCACCCGTCGCTGGCGGTGCGACTGGGACACGGGTTGACCCAAACCAGCAATCTGAGCACCAGTAGCGCACAACCAGGAGCCGAACAAACAGTCGTTCGAATCAGTGACGGAACGCGGCTGGTCGAACCCGATGCGTTGGCCCCCGGGGTGACGGTCAATGCGTTTGACATCTGGCTGTATTCAGCTCATCTGGGAATCAAACGACAGGGGCTCAGCCTCAGCAGTGAAGTGTTCCTACGATGGCTGCGAAATATCGAGGGCAACACCGGAACCAGGCTGCCATCGCTGTTCGACCATGGCTTCTTCGTCCAAGCAGGCGCCTTCGTGATCCCACAAACTCTAGAACTGTTCGCCAGGGGATCACAAGTGGTGGGCCAGTTCGGCAGCGGTGACGAGATTTCCGCCGGATTCAATTGGTACCTGTTCAACCAGCGATCGGCACGGTTCACGTTCGACGTCACATCGATTGATGATTCGCCGGCACAACAATCGCGGACCGGCTACGTTGCTGGGGAAAGTGGCACGTTGTTCCGGTCCCAATTGTGGACTTTCTTTTAG
- a CDS encoding glycerophosphodiester phosphodiesterase, producing the protein MLRFVLLCQLFAGLTLTGNGFADESNPTPLILAHRGGAYEFEENTMQGFQTCYERGIRGFETDIRMTKDGVLVLLHDDTLDRTHDASGAVEDKTADQLKDVRTKQGQSFLLLDDFLKYFQDKPGVYLELEMKTSNKSLYPDARIAEYCQKLYAAAKQYKPTGSDYLFTSFDERPLVAMRQQDADWPIAIIASKPLSTEFIERAERLQATHIACKISGTSRDLVQKAQAQGFKVNGWPGHEVKDYYLAIGLGLDVACTDIPTAIQQTKENLSAKIEK; encoded by the coding sequence ATGTTACGTTTTGTTTTGCTGTGCCAACTATTCGCTGGGCTAACGTTGACTGGAAATGGCTTCGCGGATGAATCGAATCCGACGCCGCTGATCCTTGCCCACCGTGGCGGTGCTTATGAATTCGAAGAGAACACCATGCAGGGTTTTCAGACTTGTTACGAGCGAGGCATTCGCGGCTTCGAAACGGACATCCGGATGACCAAGGATGGCGTGTTGGTTCTGTTGCATGACGACACGTTGGATCGGACTCACGATGCCAGTGGTGCGGTCGAAGACAAGACGGCAGATCAACTGAAGGACGTGCGGACGAAGCAGGGCCAATCCTTTCTGTTGCTGGATGATTTCCTGAAGTACTTCCAAGACAAACCGGGCGTGTACCTGGAACTGGAGATGAAGACCAGCAACAAGTCACTGTATCCCGATGCGCGGATTGCCGAGTATTGCCAGAAGCTGTACGCGGCCGCCAAGCAATACAAGCCGACAGGTTCAGACTATCTGTTCACATCCTTTGACGAACGACCATTGGTGGCGATGCGGCAGCAAGACGCGGACTGGCCGATCGCGATCATCGCCAGCAAACCGCTGTCAACGGAGTTCATCGAGCGCGCGGAACGACTGCAAGCGACACACATCGCTTGTAAAATTTCGGGGACGTCTCGCGATTTGGTCCAGAAGGCTCAGGCACAGGGGTTCAAAGTCAACGGCTGGCCCGGCCACGAAGTGAAGGACTACTACCTGGCGATCGGCCTGGGGCTGGATGTCGCCTGCACGGACATTCCCACAGCGATTCAGCAAACCAAAGAGAATCTGTCTGCCAAGATTGAAAAGTAG
- a CDS encoding ExbD/TolR family protein → MRKNEYGSVPARKHLSEEQVDMTPMVDVTFLLLIFFMVTAAFSMQKSIEMPHQRTEVPSRSQVDPPPDQPRAVEVQIDKSGGFLVMAHEWQRETMGKQSLVAALKDSIATESSDDRLLVKVHELARLHALVDALDAGTIAGYTTLEITQIAEFN, encoded by the coding sequence ATGCGGAAAAACGAATACGGGAGCGTCCCAGCTCGAAAGCACCTATCCGAAGAACAGGTCGACATGACGCCGATGGTGGATGTCACATTCCTGCTTCTGATCTTTTTCATGGTGACGGCTGCGTTCAGTATGCAAAAATCGATCGAGATGCCGCATCAGAGGACAGAAGTGCCCAGCAGGTCGCAGGTGGATCCGCCGCCTGACCAACCCCGCGCTGTCGAGGTACAGATCGACAAGTCAGGCGGATTCCTGGTGATGGCACACGAGTGGCAACGAGAAACGATGGGGAAACAGAGCTTGGTCGCTGCGTTGAAAGATTCGATTGCAACGGAATCATCCGACGACCGACTCCTCGTCAAGGTACACGAACTCGCAAGACTGCATGCACTGGTCGACGCACTCGATGCCGGAACCATCGCCGGATACACAACACTAGAGATCACTCAGATTGCGGAATTCAACTGA
- a CDS encoding DUF1559 domain-containing protein yields the protein MKRSDSKHGFTLVELLVVIAIIGVLVGLLLPAVQSAREAARRMQCSNNMKQLGLALHNYHSAFNQFPAGAVWFEGYTGGSPNGTRTVSAAIFLMPFMEMTALYEGFVQDAKQAVPGSSPWESETLRTAGPQSSFLCPSAASADATEYENISKNTYVFSVGDELWHNARTNSQESSTISQGDYRSIFLPALPDRFNETKKRFKDIQDGTANTIAMSEVAATPRGFATIRGDVAAFNGIYSGGSGVPGPCLTVPLNVNNPREYETGADCWRGLILGDGRTINNKFTTTLPPNAPSCAYGGGNNSWGTYAPSSDHTGGVQALMFDGSVRFITDSIDAGDAYAPQVTSGNSPYGIWGAMGSPQGKEVIDSQ from the coding sequence GTGAAACGTTCAGATTCAAAACATGGCTTTACTCTGGTCGAGCTGTTAGTCGTGATCGCAATTATCGGCGTTCTGGTGGGGTTATTATTGCCGGCGGTTCAATCAGCTCGCGAAGCAGCTCGCCGAATGCAGTGTTCGAACAATATGAAACAACTGGGTTTGGCGCTGCACAATTACCATAGCGCGTTCAATCAATTTCCGGCCGGTGCGGTCTGGTTCGAAGGCTATACCGGTGGATCACCCAACGGGACCCGGACGGTCAGCGCGGCAATTTTTCTGATGCCGTTCATGGAGATGACCGCCCTGTACGAAGGCTTCGTCCAAGACGCGAAGCAAGCGGTTCCAGGATCGTCCCCCTGGGAAAGCGAAACACTCCGTACAGCCGGCCCGCAGTCGTCGTTTCTGTGTCCCTCGGCGGCCAGTGCAGACGCAACGGAGTACGAAAACATCTCGAAGAACACCTATGTGTTTTCTGTTGGCGACGAACTGTGGCACAACGCCCGAACGAATTCGCAAGAATCAAGCACGATTTCGCAAGGCGACTACCGAAGCATTTTCTTGCCGGCATTGCCAGACCGGTTCAACGAAACCAAGAAACGATTCAAAGACATCCAAGACGGCACGGCCAACACCATTGCGATGAGCGAAGTCGCCGCAACGCCTCGCGGATTCGCGACCATCAGGGGCGACGTGGCAGCGTTCAACGGTATCTACAGCGGAGGTTCTGGCGTGCCCGGACCCTGTTTGACCGTTCCACTGAATGTCAACAATCCCCGTGAATACGAGACGGGTGCCGACTGCTGGCGTGGTTTGATTTTGGGCGATGGTCGGACGATCAACAACAAGTTCACGACCACGTTGCCGCCCAACGCGCCGTCCTGTGCGTATGGCGGAGGCAACAACAGTTGGGGGACATATGCACCGTCCAGCGACCATACAGGCGGCGTGCAAGCTTTGATGTTTGACGGCTCGGTTCGATTCATCACGGATTCGATTGATGCCGGTGATGCGTACGCCCCGCAAGTCACGTCGGGCAACAGCCCCTACGGAATTTGGGGTGCCATGGGATCACCGCAGGGCAAGGAAGTCATTGATAGCCAGTGA